In Halogeometricum sp. S1BR25-6, a single genomic region encodes these proteins:
- a CDS encoding DoxX family protein, producing the protein MSSHARYRRPLLYVMSAFYTLAGVMHFVAPEAYERVVPPQFPRRRALVYVSGVAEVVLGVGVLPRRTRRQSAWGLVALLFAVFPANVYMATNDTLGDVVPDRFRGIARVAAWVRLPLQGVLMLWAWRYTRPASDPADDSP; encoded by the coding sequence ATGAGTTCACACGCTCGATACCGACGACCGCTGTTGTACGTGATGAGCGCCTTCTACACCCTCGCCGGCGTGATGCACTTCGTCGCGCCGGAGGCGTACGAACGCGTCGTTCCGCCGCAGTTCCCTCGGCGGCGCGCCCTCGTCTACGTCTCCGGCGTCGCGGAGGTGGTTCTCGGCGTCGGCGTCCTCCCGCGACGGACGCGCCGTCAGTCGGCGTGGGGCCTCGTGGCGCTCCTGTTCGCCGTCTTCCCGGCGAACGTCTACATGGCGACCAACGACACGCTGGGCGACGTCGTCCCCGACCGGTTCCGTGGAATCGCCCGCGTCGCGGCGTGGGTGCGACTCCCGCTCCAGGGCGTCCTGATGCTGTGGGCGTGGCGATACACGCGGCCGGCATCCGACCCAGCGGACGATTCTCCGTAG
- a CDS encoding DUF7538 family protein produces the protein MSDAADAAALADLEGWRTEGFAARVHYRGAGDRYSIEYYEPSACVLYWKVKGDGETAVPVGRDTVPDPLRARVRADLSEAGIDPEVESRQL, from the coding sequence ATGAGCGACGCCGCAGACGCCGCCGCGTTGGCTGATTTGGAGGGATGGCGCACCGAGGGATTCGCCGCTCGCGTCCACTACCGCGGCGCCGGCGACCGATACAGCATCGAGTACTACGAACCCTCCGCGTGCGTCCTCTACTGGAAGGTGAAGGGCGACGGCGAGACGGCGGTCCCCGTCGGCCGCGACACCGTCCCCGACCCCCTCCGCGCGCGCGTCCGAGCGGACCTCTCCGAGGCCGGCATCGACCCCGAGGTGGAGTCGAGACAGCTCTGA
- the nikR gene encoding nickel-responsive transcriptional regulator NikR encodes MTVVSVSMPEELLERIDEFSEEHGYTGRSEVIREASRNLLGEFEDKKLEGRELMGVVTVVFDYETTSVEEKMMHLRHEHEDLVASNFHSHVGGHHCMELFVLEGSLENISTFVGKIRATKDTLTVDYSVLPVDDFGPLADMK; translated from the coding sequence ATGACCGTCGTCAGCGTGTCGATGCCGGAAGAGTTGCTCGAGCGAATCGACGAGTTCTCCGAGGAGCACGGGTACACGGGCCGAAGCGAAGTGATCCGGGAAGCGAGCCGAAACCTCCTCGGCGAGTTCGAGGACAAGAAGCTCGAAGGTCGCGAACTGATGGGAGTCGTCACGGTCGTCTTCGACTACGAGACGACGAGCGTCGAGGAGAAGATGATGCACCTCCGCCACGAACACGAGGACCTCGTCGCCTCGAACTTCCACAGTCACGTCGGCGGCCACCACTGTATGGAGTTGTTCGTCCTCGAAGGGTCGCTCGAAAACATCTCCACGTTCGTCGGGAAGATTCGAGCGACGAAGGACACGCTGACGGTCGATTACTCCGTACTGCCCGTCGACGATTTCGGACCGCTCGCGGACATGAAGTAG
- a CDS encoding DUF192 domain-containing protein, which yields MVASRYSLGSALLAALVLVSVGAVVVASNPALLPGGDDYNRTSVAIVSDGEVLTEVDVRVAATYEKRYTGLSDTESLGADEGMLFVHDSEGEHAYVMREMAFPLDIVFVDANGTITRIHHAELPPEGSEDDLTRYRGTGKYVLEVPYGYTNETGVDVGDTVRIGDY from the coding sequence ATGGTCGCTTCTCGGTACTCGCTTGGGTCGGCTCTCCTCGCCGCCCTCGTCCTCGTCTCGGTCGGTGCCGTCGTCGTCGCCTCCAACCCGGCGCTACTCCCCGGCGGCGACGACTACAACCGGACGTCCGTCGCAATCGTCTCCGACGGCGAGGTCCTGACGGAAGTCGACGTCCGCGTTGCCGCCACCTACGAGAAGCGCTATACGGGGCTCAGCGACACCGAGTCGCTCGGCGCCGACGAGGGGATGCTGTTCGTCCACGACTCCGAGGGCGAACACGCCTACGTGATGCGCGAGATGGCCTTCCCGCTCGACATCGTCTTCGTCGATGCCAACGGCACCATCACCCGGATACACCACGCCGAACTCCCGCCCGAGGGCTCCGAGGACGACCTGACGCGCTACCGCGGCACGGGGAAGTACGTGCTCGAAGTGCCGTACGGCTACACCAACGAAACCGGCGTCGACGTGGGCGATACCGTCAGAATCGGCGACTACTGA